A part of Candidatus Hydrogenedentota bacterium genomic DNA contains:
- a CDS encoding GH116 family glycosyl-hydrolase, protein MRNGFMTGGALVLLITASIAPGESAMPKHAYNGPYTGAQLNRVAFPLGGIGAGMICIEGTGAFSHVSVRNKMDFFNAPCMFSAICVKGKDGNAARILEGPIPDWKYFGAPGTGNGAVGTNYGLPRFDEASFPPRFPFADKIGVKCVVVAGKKAAKSVLK, encoded by the coding sequence ATGCGCAATGGATTCATGACCGGCGGCGCGCTGGTCCTGCTGATTACGGCCTCAATCGCACCGGGAGAAAGCGCCATGCCGAAACATGCCTACAATGGTCCTTACACGGGCGCGCAACTAAACCGTGTGGCGTTTCCGCTGGGCGGTATTGGCGCGGGAATGATTTGCATCGAAGGCACGGGCGCTTTTTCGCACGTGTCCGTTCGCAACAAGATGGATTTCTTCAACGCGCCTTGTATGTTTTCCGCGATATGCGTCAAAGGCAAGGACGGCAACGCCGCGCGGATTCTCGAAGGCCCGATACCGGACTGGAAATATTTCGGCGCACCGGGTACGGGCAACGGCGCCGTTGGCACGAATTACGGTTTGCCGCGATTCGACGAAGCGTCGTTTCCGCCGCGCTTCCCGTTCGCGGACAAGATCGGCGTCAAGTGCGTCGTTGTTGCGGGCAAAAAGGCTGCAAAGTCCGTGCTGAAATAG
- a CDS encoding 2-dehydropantoate 2-reductase: MCVIGPGALGCLFAARLAQSGLSVTLADYRPDRAERLKKSGIVVESSTETIHAQPAIVSCIPEGMDVLIVLVKAYSTPLLELPKTGAVLTLQNGLGNAETLAGRIGSARLLAGTTSEGATLLDEGRVRHAGRGRTVFGAWTSCPVEPAYTMISQAGFDVEITESPGQCLWQKAVVSAGINPLTALLDVPNGQLLAIREARQLMRDLVVEAAKVAGIEGYRFKISLVELAEEVCRQTAENISSMLQDVRTGRRTEIDAISGEILQRAQAASLPTPRTRMIWQLIKSLEQRRP, translated from the coding sequence GTGTGCGTGATTGGTCCCGGCGCTTTGGGATGCCTGTTCGCAGCCCGGCTGGCGCAATCCGGCCTGTCGGTCACGCTGGCCGATTACCGGCCTGATCGCGCGGAACGTTTAAAAAAAAGCGGCATTGTGGTGGAATCTTCCACGGAAACGATTCATGCGCAGCCTGCGATTGTTTCCTGTATTCCCGAAGGAATGGATGTGCTGATTGTGCTCGTGAAAGCATATTCGACCCCGTTGCTTGAACTGCCGAAGACCGGCGCGGTGTTGACGTTGCAGAATGGCCTTGGCAACGCGGAGACTCTCGCCGGGCGCATTGGCAGCGCCCGTTTGCTGGCCGGCACGACATCCGAAGGCGCCACGCTTCTCGACGAGGGCCGCGTGCGCCATGCCGGCCGCGGCCGCACCGTCTTTGGCGCATGGACATCCTGCCCCGTCGAGCCGGCCTATACGATGATCAGCCAGGCCGGGTTCGATGTCGAAATCACGGAATCGCCCGGTCAATGTCTTTGGCAAAAGGCGGTCGTCAGCGCAGGCATCAATCCATTGACGGCCCTTCTCGACGTGCCCAACGGACAGTTGCTGGCCATCCGGGAAGCCCGGCAACTGATGCGCGACCTCGTGGTCGAAGCCGCCAAAGTAGCCGGAATCGAAGGATACCGGTTCAAAATAAGTCTCGTCGAACTGGCCGAAGAAGTATGCCGTCAGACCGCCGAAAATATCTCGTCCATGCTGCAGGATGTGCGTACCGGCCGCCGAACGGAGATAGACGCAATCAGCGGGGAAATCCTGCAACGCGCGCAGGCGGCCTCGCTGCCCACGCCCCGCACGCGCATGATCTGGCAACTGATTAAAAGCCTGGAGCAACGACGACCGTGA
- a CDS encoding SPOR domain-containing protein, giving the protein MSEHPAPPAKPETPAAPSAAPVSSPPSKPETPAPTAATTEVKPAAPSAPSATTTTPPESPKPDTESVPPVVETPAGTTLLPATAAPGVYGIQVASFSGANRQQMAEASKKRLEANTDMKADLLPSEDGKIIRVIVGHYPDKDSAAQACAELKKRAGFADCFPRKR; this is encoded by the coding sequence GTGAGCGAACATCCCGCACCGCCGGCCAAACCGGAAACGCCCGCGGCGCCTTCCGCCGCACCGGTTTCATCTCCGCCGTCCAAGCCCGAAACGCCCGCGCCGACGGCCGCCACAACAGAAGTGAAACCCGCAGCGCCGTCCGCGCCGTCGGCAACAACAACAACGCCTCCGGAATCGCCGAAACCGGATACGGAAAGTGTACCACCTGTCGTTGAAACACCGGCCGGTACAACCTTGCTGCCGGCAACCGCAGCGCCAGGCGTTTACGGTATCCAAGTAGCCTCGTTTTCGGGAGCGAACCGCCAGCAAATGGCCGAGGCCTCGAAAAAACGGCTTGAGGCAAACACCGATATGAAGGCGGACTTGCTTCCGTCCGAGGATGGCAAGATTATCCGCGTAATCGTAGGGCATTATCCCGACAAGGATTCCGCCGCCCAAGCCTGCGCGGAACTGAAGAAGAGGGCCGGATTCGCCGACTGTTTTCCTCGCAAGCGCTGA
- a CDS encoding lysophospholipid acyltransferase family protein yields the protein MTEIPGVCYTSPYAFSVRQRCALALLPPLIAGAMKLLSRSARWEIRGMEHWDAVQQTQGRAIVAFWHETLGLAAWHHRGSGGHTLTSYSYDGEMAARVVRRYGMMAIRGSSSRGGSDALRSFEAAFPHLSRIGFTLDGPRGPRRVAKPGIAILAARLRSPVLPQAFAVAPSWRLHSWDRFPIPKPFAHVIAAYGPAIPSPKDESPEAVETMRAQVEEALNRLHAEIEGELNDGDFSRHHGAECP from the coding sequence GTGACCGAAATTCCCGGTGTGTGCTACACCAGTCCGTACGCCTTCAGTGTGCGGCAGCGGTGCGCGTTGGCTCTGTTGCCGCCCCTGATCGCCGGCGCGATGAAACTGTTGTCGCGAAGCGCCCGGTGGGAGATCCGCGGCATGGAACATTGGGATGCAGTCCAACAAACGCAGGGCCGGGCCATCGTGGCCTTTTGGCATGAAACATTGGGGCTGGCGGCATGGCATCATCGCGGTTCCGGCGGCCACACGCTGACTAGTTACAGTTACGATGGCGAGATGGCGGCGCGGGTCGTGAGACGATACGGCATGATGGCCATTCGCGGTTCGTCTTCCCGGGGCGGATCGGATGCGCTTCGGAGTTTCGAGGCCGCCTTTCCGCATCTGTCGCGCATCGGTTTCACCCTCGACGGCCCACGGGGGCCGCGGCGCGTGGCGAAGCCCGGCATTGCGATTCTGGCCGCAAGGCTGAGATCGCCTGTGTTGCCACAAGCCTTTGCCGTGGCTCCGTCGTGGCGTCTGCATTCGTGGGACCGTTTTCCAATACCCAAACCGTTTGCCCATGTCATTGCGGCTTATGGACCGGCCATTCCGTCCCCGAAGGACGAATCGCCCGAAGCGGTCGAAACCATGCGCGCACAGGTCGAAGAGGCCCTGAACCGCCTTCATGCGGAGATCGAAGGAGAACTGAACGATGGAGACTTTTCGAGGCACCACGGTGCTGAGTGTCCGTAA
- the hslV gene encoding ATP-dependent protease subunit HslV yields the protein METFRGTTVLSVRKDGRVALGGDGQVSLGATIMKEHATKIRRLADGRVLAGFAGAVSDAFALFERFEGKLGQFNNNLARAAVELGKEWRTDKYLRQLEALLAVCDTEKSLLIAGSGEIIEPDDGILAIGSGGPYALAAARALIAHSHLDAEGIVREGLCIAAGICVYTNTSISVEVL from the coding sequence ATGGAGACTTTTCGAGGCACCACGGTGCTGAGTGTCCGTAAGGACGGACGGGTTGCCTTGGGCGGCGACGGCCAAGTCAGCCTCGGCGCCACCATTATGAAGGAACACGCCACCAAAATCCGGCGGCTTGCCGATGGGCGCGTCCTTGCCGGATTTGCGGGCGCGGTGTCGGATGCCTTCGCACTCTTTGAGCGCTTCGAGGGCAAACTGGGCCAATTCAACAACAACTTGGCCCGGGCCGCCGTCGAACTCGGCAAGGAATGGCGAACCGATAAGTATCTTCGCCAACTCGAAGCCCTGCTCGCCGTCTGCGATACCGAAAAATCCCTGTTGATTGCTGGCAGTGGCGAGATTATCGAACCCGATGACGGCATTTTGGCCATCGGATCCGGGGGGCCGTATGCCTTGGCGGCCGCCCGCGCCTTGATAGCCCATTCCCATCTTGATGCCGAAGGGATAGTACGCGAAGGATTATGTATAGCAGCCGGAATATGTGTGTATACAAATACATCTATTTCTGTTGAGGTTTTGTGA
- a CDS encoding Gfo/Idh/MocA family oxidoreductase, which translates to MRIRNGYSRRQFLELTVGTTALWSFGIGVRADVAPSERIALGFIGTGDHGVQMNLRSFLPQPDAQVVALCDVDQARLDSARDLVVRAYAEDTRSGKYAGVFATRDWREVVVRDDIDALVVSTPDHWHVIPSIAAAKAGKDVFCEKPLALTVREGRVLSDAMMRYGRIFQTASENRSKQNFLRAAELVRNGRIGRLCRMQTWLPVDPHQLAHLNRLHAPEPVPAGFDYDMWLGPAPEAAYTPGRCHYHFRWISDYSGGSLTDWGAHLNDIAQWANDSETTGPVSVEGRGVFPREGLYNTAVEWDIRYEYANGVTLECRNGPPCIRFEGTMGWIQCGWDTFEASLPDLSKTVIGPEECRLRTCPQREQRDFLDCVKSRRPTYAPAEVGHRTATISHIGNIAMILGRKLRWNPNDERFVNDMAADRMLTRPMRSPWRLE; encoded by the coding sequence ATGAGGATCCGGAATGGATATTCCCGCCGCCAATTTCTAGAATTGACGGTGGGAACAACCGCTTTATGGTCCTTCGGCATCGGCGTCCGGGCGGACGTCGCGCCATCTGAACGCATTGCGCTGGGTTTTATCGGGACGGGCGATCACGGCGTTCAGATGAATCTTCGGTCCTTTCTGCCGCAGCCGGACGCGCAGGTTGTCGCGCTGTGCGATGTTGATCAGGCCCGACTGGATTCGGCCCGCGATCTCGTCGTGCGTGCGTATGCGGAAGACACCCGATCGGGGAAGTATGCCGGGGTGTTTGCGACGCGCGACTGGCGCGAGGTCGTTGTCCGCGACGATATTGACGCCTTGGTCGTGTCCACGCCGGATCATTGGCATGTCATCCCTTCGATTGCAGCGGCCAAGGCCGGCAAGGATGTTTTCTGCGAGAAACCGCTTGCGCTTACCGTCCGGGAAGGGCGCGTGTTGAGCGACGCGATGATGCGGTACGGGCGGATTTTTCAAACGGCGAGCGAAAACCGGTCGAAACAGAATTTTCTGCGCGCCGCGGAACTCGTGCGCAACGGCCGAATCGGACGGTTGTGTCGGATGCAAACATGGCTGCCCGTCGATCCGCATCAGCTCGCGCATTTGAACCGCCTGCATGCGCCGGAGCCTGTACCCGCCGGTTTCGACTACGACATGTGGCTGGGCCCGGCGCCGGAAGCGGCCTATACGCCGGGGCGTTGCCATTACCATTTCCGCTGGATCTCGGACTACAGCGGCGGTTCGTTGACGGATTGGGGCGCGCACCTGAACGATATCGCGCAATGGGCCAACGATTCGGAGACGACCGGTCCCGTATCGGTCGAGGGCAGGGGCGTCTTTCCGCGCGAAGGACTGTACAATACCGCCGTGGAATGGGATATCCGTTATGAATACGCCAACGGCGTGACGCTCGAATGCCGGAACGGTCCGCCGTGCATCCGTTTCGAAGGGACGATGGGATGGATTCAGTGCGGGTGGGACACCTTCGAGGCCAGTTTGCCCGATTTGTCAAAGACAGTCATCGGTCCGGAAGAATGCCGCCTTCGGACGTGTCCGCAGCGCGAGCAACGCGACTTTCTCGATTGCGTCAAATCGCGTCGTCCCACCTATGCGCCTGCCGAAGTCGGCCACCGGACGGCGACAATCAGCCACATCGGTAATATCGCCATGATCCTTGGGCGCAAATTGCGGTGGAACCCCAATGACGAGCGATTCGTCAACGATATGGCCGCCGACCGGATGCTGACGCGCCCCATGCGCAGTCCATGGCGGCTGGAGTAG
- a CDS encoding outer membrane protein transport protein, translated as MLAIGLLVSAGAGAQKVNSSPNFVGSGARALGMGGAFIAVADDATAASWNPGGLTQLERPELSIVYSWKWFNEKFADTRFVTPDGTYRVDLDELNYLSFVYPIPWTLSGRNLVLSLNFQRKYDFDRSLAFRGQTSNVRNPAAPWTHWSGYIDFQQKGSLATLSPAAGIELTDRLSIGMAVNIWDSSIIGDNEWESVTRRRTIVSGVIRAPGGGLIPFTGAGTHNTHEKYENIEGLNYTFGALYKATDRLSFGAVYHTAYSTDVDYTQVDEFRGTVFGRNEFRTKLRIDWPASMGVGVAYRFPKDKLTLTFDITRRNWNSFVQIYPDGPIQVRGTGPGIPAALAGARVSPLTNLDKRISPADPTYTLRLGGEYVFFNPDKPRQKFLPSVRAGIFWDPEPASGRHDTPTGIAPANGDTDDYYGFALGLGLLMYNRVNIDLAYEYRRGDNVRRDTLVGTALEPGFHEDVNQHLLYLSTVIYF; from the coding sequence GTGCTGGCAATCGGTCTTTTGGTGTCCGCCGGTGCGGGGGCCCAGAAGGTCAATTCTTCGCCCAATTTCGTGGGCAGCGGCGCGCGCGCCCTCGGCATGGGCGGTGCCTTTATCGCCGTGGCGGACGATGCCACCGCGGCTTCGTGGAATCCGGGCGGCCTTACGCAACTCGAACGTCCGGAACTATCCATCGTCTACAGTTGGAAATGGTTCAACGAGAAATTCGCCGATACCCGATTCGTCACCCCGGACGGAACATACCGCGTGGATCTGGACGAACTCAATTACCTGAGTTTCGTTTATCCGATTCCATGGACCCTGAGCGGGCGCAACCTCGTGCTCAGTCTCAATTTTCAGCGTAAATACGATTTCGACCGTTCACTCGCATTCCGCGGCCAAACCTCCAATGTCCGAAATCCGGCCGCCCCATGGACCCATTGGTCCGGGTATATTGATTTTCAGCAAAAGGGAAGCCTTGCGACGTTGTCGCCCGCGGCAGGCATCGAACTGACCGACCGGCTGTCCATCGGCATGGCCGTGAACATCTGGGACAGTTCGATCATCGGCGACAACGAATGGGAATCGGTCACGCGGCGGCGAACCATCGTCAGCGGGGTGATTCGCGCCCCCGGCGGCGGCCTCATCCCCTTTACAGGCGCGGGCACGCACAACACCCACGAAAAATATGAAAACATCGAGGGACTCAATTACACCTTTGGCGCATTGTACAAAGCCACCGACCGCCTGAGTTTCGGCGCGGTGTATCACACGGCCTATTCGACCGATGTGGACTATACGCAGGTGGACGAATTTCGCGGCACGGTGTTCGGACGCAACGAATTCCGCACCAAATTGCGCATTGATTGGCCCGCCTCCATGGGTGTCGGCGTGGCCTATCGCTTCCCGAAGGACAAACTGACCCTGACTTTCGACATCACGCGCCGGAACTGGAATTCGTTCGTTCAGATCTATCCGGACGGTCCGATTCAGGTTCGCGGGACCGGACCGGGTATCCCGGCCGCCTTGGCGGGCGCGCGCGTCTCGCCGTTGACCAATCTGGACAAGCGCATCAGCCCCGCCGATCCCACCTATACCCTCCGGCTGGGCGGCGAGTATGTTTTCTTCAATCCCGACAAGCCCCGCCAGAAATTCCTGCCCAGCGTGCGCGCGGGTATTTTCTGGGATCCCGAACCGGCCAGCGGACGACATGACACCCCCACGGGCATCGCACCCGCCAACGGAGACACGGACGATTACTATGGATTTGCATTGGGACTCGGTTTGCTAATGTATAACCGCGTGAACATAGACCTCGCCTATGAATACCGTCGCGGCGACAACGTCCGGCGCGACACCCTCGTCGGAACCGCGCTCGAACCGGGCTTCCACGAGGACGTCAACCAACACCTGCTGTATTTGTCCACCGTCATCTATTTCTGA
- a CDS encoding CsgG/HfaB family protein: MKKRYLAVMLLGVLACGGCAAPGRIEKDGQEYGVTKGVFRGRWWSYYERAGSYIAGEFYKEAEADLKKALAGRAEDAWQTRTYGLHFVEYFPNREMGVACYHLGRLDEAEKYLKTSLSHVDTARAHHYLDLITRQKIAQGAVKAETPPAVETSVPDGAVIATPEIPVEIKVADPVGVANVKLNDNPLPQRNSAEAITFKQNVPLKEGTQEIKVAAGNLGDKETTKTIKVEVDLTGPTIGIYTPTDAMITEAALTRLEGTSVDKNGVTAITVGEKTLAQSSTGEKRLSFATDLPLHDGENTFIVIAKDIAGNETRSAGKVFKGKPNSAAARLWMLKQRAPKWMQLATAGNLAVLSELLFGQDASATAPPLVNIALKSPDPARPYRHSKTLTVSGDAVSASKVASLSINGQPVAELTGAPKESFNKRIPIETKDGGAPAKMAVSVKAMDDQGHEAVKEFEVALQPVSLDKPESKMPVAVLGFAGQNVDPATSELLRISTEGKLLEGKRFRVIDRQHLQEVLTEQQLAAALANPKDAISLGKLTNAQVFVVADVFDRDQKGLEIKARAVSAETSEFVGGPLDVYIDDKADRAKVEAGCNTLADMFSKNFPRLSGELMAVKENPSGDEMLVNWTKEDGIQPGAYLLIVQQGEPWIDDSTGEVLEQGEITEIGRARIESILTNASKAKAIKRENENVKFEKGMAALTM; this comes from the coding sequence ATGAAGAAACGATATCTTGCAGTGATGCTTTTAGGGGTTTTGGCATGCGGAGGCTGTGCCGCGCCGGGCCGGATTGAAAAGGACGGACAAGAATACGGCGTAACCAAGGGCGTTTTCCGCGGCCGCTGGTGGAGTTATTACGAACGGGCCGGATCGTACATCGCCGGCGAATTCTACAAGGAAGCGGAAGCCGACTTGAAGAAAGCGCTGGCCGGCCGGGCGGAGGATGCCTGGCAGACGCGAACCTATGGCCTCCATTTCGTCGAATATTTCCCCAATCGTGAAATGGGCGTGGCCTGTTATCATCTGGGCCGCCTGGACGAAGCCGAAAAGTATCTCAAGACATCCCTCTCTCACGTGGACACGGCGCGGGCGCATCATTACCTCGATTTGATAACCCGGCAAAAAATTGCGCAGGGCGCCGTAAAGGCCGAAACGCCGCCCGCTGTCGAAACTTCCGTGCCGGACGGCGCCGTGATTGCCACGCCGGAAATTCCTGTTGAAATCAAAGTGGCCGATCCGGTCGGCGTCGCCAACGTCAAGCTGAACGACAATCCCCTGCCGCAGCGCAACAGCGCCGAAGCCATCACCTTCAAACAGAATGTTCCCCTCAAGGAAGGCACACAGGAAATAAAGGTCGCCGCGGGCAACTTGGGCGACAAGGAAACCACGAAAACCATCAAGGTCGAAGTGGATCTCACCGGCCCGACAATCGGAATCTATACCCCGACGGACGCGATGATCACCGAAGCGGCCTTGACCCGCCTGGAAGGCACATCGGTGGACAAAAACGGCGTGACGGCCATCACCGTAGGCGAAAAAACGCTTGCCCAATCATCCACGGGCGAAAAGCGGTTGTCGTTCGCAACGGATCTGCCGCTTCACGACGGCGAAAACACCTTTATTGTCATCGCCAAGGATATCGCCGGAAACGAGACGCGATCCGCGGGCAAAGTTTTCAAGGGCAAACCCAATTCGGCCGCGGCGCGCCTTTGGATGCTGAAACAGCGCGCCCCAAAGTGGATGCAACTGGCTACAGCGGGAAATCTGGCCGTTCTTTCCGAATTGTTGTTCGGACAGGATGCCTCGGCAACCGCCCCGCCTCTCGTGAACATTGCGTTGAAGTCGCCCGATCCCGCCCGGCCCTATCGCCATAGTAAGACGCTGACCGTTTCCGGCGACGCCGTATCGGCTAGCAAAGTAGCTTCGCTGAGTATCAACGGACAACCCGTTGCCGAATTGACGGGCGCCCCGAAGGAAAGTTTTAACAAGCGCATTCCAATCGAGACGAAGGACGGCGGCGCCCCGGCGAAAATGGCCGTGTCCGTGAAAGCCATGGACGATCAGGGTCACGAGGCCGTCAAGGAATTCGAGGTGGCCCTCCAGCCCGTCAGCTTGGACAAGCCGGAATCGAAAATGCCCGTGGCCGTGTTGGGATTCGCGGGCCAGAACGTCGATCCGGCCACTTCGGAACTCTTGCGAATCAGCACTGAAGGTAAACTCCTGGAAGGCAAGCGATTCCGCGTGATCGATCGCCAACATCTGCAGGAAGTGCTGACCGAACAGCAATTGGCGGCCGCCTTGGCCAACCCGAAGGACGCGATAAGCCTCGGGAAATTGACAAACGCCCAGGTTTTCGTCGTGGCCGACGTGTTCGACCGTGACCAGAAAGGGCTCGAAATCAAGGCGCGGGCGGTCAGCGCTGAAACGTCCGAATTCGTGGGAGGTCCCCTCGATGTCTACATAGACGACAAGGCGGACCGCGCCAAGGTCGAGGCCGGCTGCAACACCTTGGCCGACATGTTCAGCAAGAATTTCCCGCGTCTTTCGGGAGAACTGATGGCCGTGAAGGAAAATCCATCCGGCGACGAGATGCTGGTCAACTGGACGAAGGAAGACGGCATCCAACCGGGCGCCTACCTGTTGATTGTTCAACAGGGCGAACCATGGATTGACGACAGTACGGGAGAGGTCTTGGAGCAGGGCGAAATAACGGAAATCGGCCGGGCGCGAATCGAAAGCATCCTGACGAACGCATCCAAGGCCAAGGCAATCAAACGGGAAAACGAGAATGTCAAGTTTGAAAAGGGGATGGCGGCTCTTACCATGTAG